A single genomic interval of Corylus avellana chromosome ca10, CavTom2PMs-1.0 harbors:
- the LOC132164523 gene encoding small polypeptide DEVIL 13-like: MDEIWKLPKKEDSTSSSKSLFARSSSIKSSSSKSAFSRSYSTRSSSSKSPLLRSFSQKASSPKCPLEKSSSSISRKCSSLAKEQKARFYIMRRCVAMLVCWHKHGDS; this comes from the coding sequence ATGGATGAGATATGGAAGCTACCAAAGAAGGAAGATTCAACGTCTTCTTCCAAGTCTCTATTTGCAAGGAGTTCTTCAATAAAAAGCTCTTCTTCTAAATCTGCTTTCTCCCGGAGTTATTCAACGAGGAGCTCTTCTTCAAAGTCGCCTCTCCTGAGGAGCTTTTCCCAGAAAGCATCCTCTCCCAAGTGCCCTCTTGAGAAGAGCTCTTCTTCCATCAGCAGAAAGTGTAGTAGCCTGGCAAAGGAGCAGAAGGCCAGGTTTTACATCATGAGGCGCTGCGTCGCCATGCTTGTCTGTTGGCACAAGCATGGTGATTCTTGA